A genomic region of Ignavibacteriota bacterium contains the following coding sequences:
- a CDS encoding alpha-L-fucosidase, whose translation MSEPRSWWIAGESESRSAPEWLSEHDETDHPQDGMLLCAGRTNRRWTRSVAEITYRAWYRSHREWNEMMRCNSVVLPMLILAVMAVTIRAHSQNPVYLPAFPSLEKANPAPEWFKDAKFGVYFHWGVYSVPAFANEWYPRTIYAVGSPENKHHTTTYGDVSEWPYANFITGSKDKQGRFVQFAPKLRSEGGSFDPDEWAQLFVDAGARFAGPVAEHHDGFSMWASKINPWNAKDLGPQRDLVGLLTDAIRKKNMKVLLSMHHAYNITGFYDRVPATSDPKLQMLYGQQGKEKNEAFWLGKLKEVIDTYRPDIIWQDFNLSVLSESVLLQFLAYYYNSAAAWNKEVVATYKDGLNSRCGVLDYERGGPADITDPYWLTDDAISSSSWCYTEGIGYYSRRQILHGFIDRISKNGNLLLNISPRADGTIPQEQKDVLLAMGAWLRKYGEAVYATRAWEQWGEGPTPMGAAHGIMGAPVEGTARDVRYTRSKDSSALFAILLGWENGQNEVLLTSLSSDRIDCRTLASVELLEGEAGKYLPLSFKQDAAGLHVAMPKQRLSEELAYALKLRFQGKIPKVDMYADLTGARHYLLSPGDNTCKLVLGSELSLSGKRRNTSSQWKLRSVGRGMYLILNREDSTQALECSLSGHDLALARDEGKENQIWKIDIAHNGVFRISNKHFPNVLLSAPARCAEGKRAGLSDATNGPGSGWRLEAVCEMKGEAFHPHTIPGSIEAEDFDTGCPGDAYYDSNGINEGGQYRQRGGVDIEKCAAGGYNVGWTHAGEWMAYTVAISKAASYEISFSVASAYDSGKLHLECDGVDMTGPVAVPATQGFQNWQVVKRTVKLEAGPHVLRLVIDGDNVNLDNMLFVEIP comes from the coding sequence ATGTCGGAACCACGGTCGTGGTGGATTGCAGGTGAGAGTGAGTCTCGCAGTGCCCCAGAGTGGCTATCTGAACATGATGAAACCGATCATCCTCAGGATGGTATGCTTCTGTGTGCAGGGCGTACAAACCGAAGATGGACACGATCTGTGGCTGAGATCACGTACCGTGCATGGTATCGCTCACATCGAGAATGGAATGAAATGATGCGATGCAACAGCGTAGTTCTCCCAATGCTGATTCTCGCCGTCATGGCGGTCACGATTCGCGCCCACTCTCAGAACCCGGTGTATCTGCCGGCATTCCCTTCGTTGGAGAAGGCGAACCCGGCCCCCGAGTGGTTCAAGGATGCGAAATTCGGCGTTTATTTCCACTGGGGCGTCTACTCCGTTCCGGCCTTTGCGAATGAGTGGTATCCCCGCACGATATACGCAGTTGGATCGCCGGAGAACAAACACCATACGACGACATATGGTGATGTGTCTGAGTGGCCATATGCCAATTTCATCACAGGGTCAAAGGACAAGCAAGGGAGGTTCGTGCAGTTTGCGCCCAAACTCAGATCGGAAGGTGGCAGTTTTGACCCTGACGAGTGGGCGCAGCTCTTTGTTGACGCTGGGGCGCGATTTGCCGGCCCGGTGGCAGAGCATCATGATGGCTTCTCGATGTGGGCAAGCAAGATCAACCCCTGGAATGCAAAGGATCTGGGTCCGCAACGTGATCTTGTGGGGCTCTTGACAGATGCCATTCGCAAGAAGAATATGAAAGTACTCCTTTCCATGCACCACGCGTACAACATCACGGGATTCTATGACAGAGTGCCTGCAACGAGCGATCCCAAACTCCAGATGCTATACGGGCAGCAGGGCAAAGAGAAGAATGAAGCGTTCTGGCTTGGCAAGCTGAAGGAAGTCATTGACACTTACAGACCCGATATCATTTGGCAGGACTTCAATCTGTCGGTACTTTCGGAGTCTGTGCTTCTTCAATTCCTGGCCTACTACTACAATAGTGCCGCGGCCTGGAACAAGGAAGTTGTGGCCACATATAAAGACGGCCTGAACAGCAGATGCGGCGTGCTCGATTACGAGCGCGGAGGTCCTGCCGACATCACCGACCCCTACTGGCTCACTGATGACGCGATCAGTTCTTCAAGCTGGTGCTACACAGAGGGGATCGGTTATTATTCCAGGAGGCAAATACTGCACGGCTTCATCGACAGAATAAGCAAGAATGGGAATCTGCTTCTTAATATCTCCCCCCGGGCTGATGGGACGATCCCGCAGGAGCAGAAAGATGTATTGCTCGCCATGGGCGCATGGCTGAGGAAATACGGTGAAGCGGTCTATGCAACCCGGGCGTGGGAACAATGGGGCGAAGGCCCCACACCGATGGGGGCCGCACATGGGATCATGGGAGCTCCCGTTGAAGGCACAGCAAGGGACGTGCGCTATACCAGGTCGAAGGACTCCTCTGCACTCTTCGCCATCCTGCTCGGTTGGGAGAACGGCCAGAACGAAGTTCTGCTCACATCATTATCCTCGGACAGGATCGATTGCAGGACCCTCGCTTCTGTTGAACTGCTTGAGGGCGAGGCCGGGAAATATCTCCCCCTGTCTTTCAAGCAAGACGCTGCCGGACTCCACGTTGCAATGCCCAAACAACGGCTTTCCGAAGAACTGGCATACGCCCTGAAGCTTCGCTTCCAAGGGAAGATCCCCAAGGTCGACATGTATGCTGACCTCACCGGTGCCCGTCACTACCTCCTTTCCCCAGGCGACAATACCTGCAAACTCGTGCTCGGATCGGAGCTGTCACTTTCCGGCAAGAGAAGGAACACTTCAAGCCAATGGAAGCTGCGATCCGTGGGGAGGGGGATGTACCTGATCCTGAATCGGGAAGATAGCACGCAAGCACTCGAATGCAGTTTGTCCGGTCACGACCTTGCCCTGGCGCGCGACGAAGGAAAAGAGAACCAGATCTGGAAGATCGACATTGCGCACAACGGAGTATTCAGGATCTCCAACAAGCACTTCCCCAACGTCCTCCTCTCCGCACCTGCACGTTGTGCCGAGGGGAAGAGAGCAGGATTGTCCGATGCGACCAATGGCCCGGGTTCCGGCTGGAGACTTGAGGCAGTCTGCGAGATGAAGGGCGAAGCGTTCCATCCGCATACGATTCCGGGGAGCATCGAAGCGGAGGATTTCGATACAGGATGCCCGGGTGATGCGTACTATGACAGTAATGGCATCAACGAGGGCGGCCAATACCGTCAGCGGGGGGGTGTTGATATCGAGAAATGTGCTGCCGGTGGCTACAACGTGGGCTGGACCCATGCCGGAGAATGGATGGCGTACACTGTTGCTATCAGCAAAGCTGCATCGTACGAGATATCATTCTCTGTCGCATCAGCCTACGATAGCGGCAAGCTGCATCTCGAATGTGATGGTGTGGATATGACGGGGCCTGTTGCAGTGCCCGCTACGCAAGGATTTCAAAACTGGCAAGTGGTGAAGAGAACAGTGAAACTCGAAGCCGGCCCGCACGTGCTGAGACTGGTCATCGATGGTGACAACGTGAATCTGGACAACATGCTCTTTGTCGAAATACCATGA
- a CDS encoding sialate O-acetylesterase, translated as MTRLKRAKLVVAFCAMLIVGLSCHAWGDVRLPRLVSDGMVLQRDASVRIWGWATRGERVTVHFLGRSHATAADDRGKWEVTLPRLNPGGPFEMRIEAGNAITIRDIAVGDVWVCSGQSNMGMALGWLAQVYQSDIDSADQPFIRQFLVPVGFTLGRCDSDVGSGSWVRADPKNVRSFSAVAYFFAKQLHDAYRVPIGLIHASVGGSSTEAWISEGAIKAFPQYYEETVRYARPGVLERTTKQDDQRARAWGSALSASDEGLRDTVHRWSDPACSTSAWDTMHVPGYWITASPGNVNGVVWFRREFTVPVRTADSAGVLLLGRIVDADSVFVNGRFVGGIGSQYAPRMYRIPERTLRAGANTIVIRVVNFNRRGGFVPGKRYALMVGGQEIALDGVWRCRLGASAEPLEDRVFTGKIPTGLFNSMIAPLRQWRIKGVLWYQGESNTSRACEHYPLFSLLIRDWRTSWQRPELPFIYVQLPNFMEVNTETTTYDWALFRESQSKASSISGTGMAVSIDIGEGNDIHPVNKKDLGYRLALAARRVVYGETGIVSSGPILSSVRITRGKVILNFSSTGRGLTARGGAGLRCFEICGNDGVYVPAEARIDHGTVVVWSHEVASPVAVRYAWANDPEGANLYNKEGLPASPFRTSDLY; from the coding sequence GTGACACGGCTGAAGCGGGCAAAGCTTGTGGTGGCCTTCTGCGCCATGCTCATTGTTGGACTCTCATGTCATGCCTGGGGGGATGTGCGGCTGCCGCGGCTGGTCAGCGACGGGATGGTCCTTCAGCGTGATGCGTCGGTCAGGATCTGGGGGTGGGCGACTCGAGGCGAACGGGTCACGGTCCACTTCCTCGGCCGCAGTCATGCAACCGCTGCGGATGACAGGGGGAAGTGGGAGGTGACTCTTCCGCGCCTGAATCCGGGAGGTCCCTTTGAGATGCGCATCGAGGCCGGCAATGCCATCACCATCAGAGACATTGCTGTCGGTGATGTGTGGGTATGCTCGGGGCAGTCGAACATGGGAATGGCGCTCGGGTGGCTCGCCCAGGTCTATCAGAGCGACATCGACAGCGCGGACCAGCCGTTCATCCGCCAGTTCCTTGTTCCGGTGGGGTTCACACTGGGCCGGTGCGACAGCGACGTCGGGTCCGGTAGCTGGGTACGGGCCGATCCAAAGAATGTCCGATCATTCTCTGCGGTTGCGTACTTCTTTGCGAAGCAACTCCACGATGCATACCGTGTGCCTATCGGGCTCATCCATGCATCGGTCGGGGGCTCATCGACAGAGGCCTGGATCAGTGAGGGCGCCATCAAGGCGTTCCCACAGTACTATGAAGAGACAGTGCGGTATGCACGGCCGGGAGTTCTCGAGAGAACGACGAAGCAGGACGATCAACGCGCGCGAGCATGGGGAAGTGCTCTGAGCGCCAGTGATGAGGGTCTGAGGGATACTGTCCACCGATGGTCCGATCCCGCGTGCAGCACGTCTGCCTGGGACACCATGCATGTGCCGGGATACTGGATCACGGCATCTCCCGGCAACGTGAACGGCGTCGTCTGGTTCCGCCGGGAGTTCACCGTGCCGGTTCGGACCGCCGACAGCGCCGGCGTCCTTCTCCTGGGGAGGATCGTGGATGCGGACTCCGTGTTCGTCAACGGCAGGTTCGTGGGCGGGATCGGATCGCAGTACGCGCCGCGGATGTACCGGATACCGGAGAGGACGCTGCGGGCGGGAGCGAACACGATCGTGATACGCGTGGTGAACTTCAACCGCCGCGGTGGATTCGTTCCCGGAAAGCGGTACGCGCTCATGGTGGGCGGACAGGAGATCGCGCTCGATGGTGTGTGGCGATGCCGGCTCGGGGCGTCCGCAGAGCCGCTGGAAGATCGAGTGTTTACGGGGAAGATCCCGACGGGGTTGTTCAACAGCATGATCGCCCCACTCCGGCAGTGGAGGATCAAGGGTGTTCTGTGGTATCAGGGCGAATCGAATACGAGCAGGGCATGTGAGCACTACCCGCTGTTCTCTCTGTTGATCAGGGACTGGAGGACGTCATGGCAGCGGCCGGAGCTGCCGTTCATCTATGTCCAGCTTCCGAATTTCATGGAGGTGAATACCGAGACCACAACATACGACTGGGCGCTGTTCCGCGAAAGCCAATCGAAGGCATCGTCCATCTCAGGGACCGGCATGGCAGTGAGCATCGACATCGGCGAGGGGAACGACATTCATCCGGTCAACAAGAAGGACCTCGGATACCGGCTGGCTCTTGCAGCCCGGCGTGTGGTCTACGGTGAAACGGGCATCGTTTCCTCCGGCCCGATCCTCTCGTCCGTGAGGATCACACGGGGCAAGGTCATCCTGAACTTCTCAAGCACGGGACGTGGCCTGACCGCCCGTGGCGGGGCCGGGCTGCGATGCTTCGAGATATGTGGAAATGACGGGGTGTATGTCCCCGCAGAGGCCAGGATCGACCACGGCACTGTCGTTGTATGGTCGCACGAGGTCGCCTCGCCGGTCGCCGTCCGGTATGCGTGGGCGAACGATCCTGAAGGCGCGAATCTGTACAACAAGGAGGGGCTGCCCGCGTCTCCTTTCAGGACGAGCGACCTCTACTGA
- a CDS encoding glycoside hydrolase 43 family protein, translating into MKCLSATMVLMLFFAVPFVHAQTLHSDNGDGTYTNPVIAADFPDPDVIRVDSVYYMVSTTMFTFPGVPILKSRDLVNWEFACNAVPRFDHGPCYDLQGCNRYGHGQWATSLKYHNGKFYLLFITLDEGGFLCTADRPEGPWQTRKLPKGFYDPGLFFDEDGKIYVAHGYNAIFMTELDEDFAARSKDSLVYKGDIRGGLEGTHVYKVNGYYYLYCTYGGLDGFQVALRSKSIYGPYEQKVVIRDTTHGINYGIHQGALIQTVTGEWWTMLFVDNGPFGRFPSLQPVTWTDGWPMVGVRGKAVVTHRKPDVGGAFPRLVLPTSDEFSSNVLGMQWSWNHNPDPGCWSLTERPGYLRLRTASVTDSLPKARNTLTQRMFAPYVDSLVTVGTVKADVGHLQEGDVGGLAVFQDPYGFIACRRSGGVTSIVMVNNGKVIDSVVITAPVVFFRAHAFHGSGAAPLYGGKTVPFSGIAAFSYSLDGITFKPLGNAVAMRFNLRVFTGNKFCVFAYAGIGKGGFMDVDWFRTSMVPCDPVAQGLTSK; encoded by the coding sequence GTGAAATGCCTTTCTGCAACCATGGTCCTGATGCTCTTCTTCGCGGTCCCATTCGTGCATGCTCAGACGTTGCACAGTGACAATGGTGACGGTACGTATACCAATCCCGTGATCGCGGCTGATTTTCCCGATCCCGATGTCATCCGGGTGGACTCCGTGTACTACATGGTCAGCACGACGATGTTCACTTTTCCCGGTGTGCCGATCCTCAAATCGCGGGACCTTGTGAATTGGGAATTCGCGTGCAACGCGGTTCCACGGTTTGACCACGGTCCATGCTATGACCTTCAGGGGTGCAACCGCTACGGGCACGGGCAGTGGGCGACCAGCCTGAAATATCACAACGGGAAATTCTATCTGCTCTTCATCACGCTCGACGAAGGCGGATTTCTGTGCACGGCCGACAGGCCGGAAGGCCCCTGGCAAACGAGGAAGTTGCCCAAAGGCTTCTACGATCCGGGGCTCTTCTTCGATGAGGATGGGAAGATCTACGTTGCGCACGGGTACAATGCCATCTTCATGACGGAACTCGATGAGGACTTCGCCGCCAGGAGCAAGGACTCTCTCGTGTACAAGGGCGACATCCGGGGAGGGCTGGAGGGCACGCACGTCTACAAGGTCAACGGATATTACTACCTGTACTGTACCTATGGCGGACTCGACGGGTTCCAGGTGGCCCTGCGATCGAAAAGCATCTATGGTCCGTATGAGCAAAAGGTCGTGATCCGCGACACGACGCACGGGATCAACTACGGCATTCACCAGGGTGCATTGATCCAGACCGTGACCGGAGAATGGTGGACCATGCTGTTTGTGGACAACGGTCCTTTCGGCAGGTTCCCTTCCCTGCAGCCTGTCACCTGGACCGATGGCTGGCCTATGGTCGGCGTCCGCGGGAAGGCGGTTGTCACTCACCGCAAGCCGGATGTCGGTGGGGCCTTCCCACGGCTCGTCCTGCCCACGTCCGACGAATTCTCGAGCAACGTCCTGGGGATGCAATGGAGCTGGAATCACAATCCTGATCCCGGGTGCTGGTCGCTCACCGAACGGCCTGGCTACCTGCGGCTCAGAACCGCGAGCGTGACCGACAGTCTGCCGAAGGCGCGGAACACACTGACCCAGAGGATGTTCGCTCCGTACGTGGATTCACTCGTGACCGTCGGAACGGTGAAGGCGGACGTCGGTCACCTGCAGGAGGGTGATGTCGGGGGGCTGGCAGTGTTCCAGGACCCGTACGGTTTCATCGCGTGCAGAAGATCGGGCGGGGTCACCTCTATCGTGATGGTCAATAATGGGAAGGTCATCGACTCGGTCGTGATCACCGCGCCCGTGGTGTTCTTCCGGGCACATGCCTTCCATGGCTCCGGTGCGGCGCCGCTCTATGGCGGCAAGACCGTTCCGTTCTCCGGGATCGCGGCATTCTCCTACAGCCTGGATGGCATAACGTTCAAGCCGCTGGGAAATGCGGTCGCAATGCGGTTCAATCTGCGCGTCTTCACCGGGAACAAATTCTGCGTCTTTGCTTACGCCGGGATCGGAAAAGGAGGGTTCATGGATGTCGATTGGTTCCGGACGAGCATGGTGCCCTGTGATCCGGTCGCGCAGGGGTTGACGTCGAAGTGA